A window from Primulina eburnea isolate SZY01 chromosome 2, ASM2296580v1, whole genome shotgun sequence encodes these proteins:
- the LOC140824269 gene encoding uncharacterized protein: MARFFEQQLQQAPRPQHDMYDQFWRLGPKEFSGTTDPFAADTWIRALEVHFCYLNMGDADHVRCATYLFRDDASLWWEGAKHGVDIATFTWARFKDIFYEKYFTADVKGRLKREFMSLCQGDSNVSEFVKKFDRGCHFVPLIVRDAAEKLRHFMDGL, from the coding sequence ATGGCTCGTTTCTTCGAGCAGCAGTTACAGCAAGCACCTAGGCCACAACATGACATGTATGATCAATTCTggaggctagggccgaaggaattttctggcaccaccgatCCCTTTGCTGCTGATACTTGGATTCGTGCACTCGAGGTACACTTTTGTTATCTGAATATGGGGGATGCTGATCATGTGAGGTGTGCCACTTACCTGTTTAGGGATGatgcttctttatggtgggaaggagccaaGCATGGTGTTGACATTGCTACTTTTACTTGGGCTCGATTTAAGGATATATTCTACGAGAAGTATTTTACTGCCGATGTTAAAGGGCGActgaagagagagtttatgagcctctgtcagggAGACTCGAATGTTTCTGagtttgtgaagaaatttgatagaggctgtcactttgtaccccttattgTGAGGGATGCTGCGGAGAAGCTGAgacatttcatggatggcctaTGA